In a genomic window of Mageeibacillus indolicus UPII9-5:
- the thiE gene encoding thiamine phosphate synthase: protein MRIKKTKELYFITDNSYGDRTSFIHTIEEVLRAGVGLIQLREKNTEGRELLALARRVKSLCDQYNVPLIIDDRLDVALLAGCGVHLGQSDLPIAEARRVLPPDTIIGATTKTVPQALEAAAAGADYLGVGAIYQTKTKVKTIFTSVDTLKEICEQVNIPVFAIGGLNETNLDILRPASAIQGICVVSAIMQAADPYAKTLAIKQALKDLFD from the coding sequence ATGCGGATAAAGAAAACAAAAGAGCTTTATTTTATAACTGATAATTCATATGGCGATCGCACAAGTTTCATTCACACAATTGAAGAAGTTTTGCGGGCTGGAGTTGGTTTGATTCAGTTGCGAGAAAAAAATACCGAGGGCCGGGAATTACTGGCCTTGGCGCGCCGGGTCAAAAGCCTGTGTGATCAATATAATGTCCCATTGATTATTGACGACCGTTTAGATGTTGCGCTGTTGGCCGGCTGTGGCGTCCATCTGGGGCAGTCCGACTTACCGATTGCAGAAGCCAGACGGGTTTTGCCGCCGGATACTATCATCGGTGCTACTACCAAAACCGTACCGCAGGCATTGGAAGCGGCGGCCGCCGGGGCAGATTATTTGGGCGTTGGTGCGATTTACCAAACGAAAACAAAAGTAAAAACGATATTTACATCCGTGGATACGCTAAAAGAAATTTGCGAGCAAGTAAATATTCCTGTTTTTGCGATCGGTGGCTTGAACGAGACTAACCTGGACATTTTGCGTCCGGCAAGTGCAATACAGGGTATATGCGTGGTTTCGGCTATTATGCAGGCTGCTGATCCTTATGCGAAAACGCTCGCAATAAAACAAGCTCTGAAGGATCTGTTTGACTGA
- a CDS encoding TetR/AcrR family transcriptional regulator, translated as MVRNKRLSSEERKKSIKEAAARVFVAKGFAHTTMEDLIRESGLSKGGFYHYYKSTTDVIYDMMLDGIAYRKTVIKNSLPPGKAAETDFFAEEITKKVSDTTILSSVYVEFLLAKKRNVKLEEIYGQLERIAIDSFATIGAGWLELKITAEREKFLSFFINSMILGVNILNGAKTVNENHDLIRTMIRMILLP; from the coding sequence ATGGTCAGAAATAAGAGATTATCATCCGAAGAAAGAAAAAAATCCATCAAAGAAGCGGCAGCGCGAGTTTTTGTGGCCAAAGGCTTCGCGCATACAACCATGGAAGATTTGATCCGCGAAAGCGGCTTATCCAAGGGCGGTTTTTACCATTATTACAAAAGTACGACTGATGTGATCTACGACATGATGCTCGACGGCATCGCTTATCGCAAAACCGTGATAAAAAACTCGCTACCTCCAGGCAAGGCGGCGGAAACTGATTTTTTTGCCGAAGAAATTACCAAGAAAGTAAGCGACACCACTATCTTGTCCAGTGTTTACGTCGAATTCCTGTTGGCCAAGAAAAGGAACGTCAAACTGGAGGAAATTTACGGGCAATTGGAGCGTATAGCCATTGATTCATTTGCGACAATAGGTGCTGGCTGGCTTGAACTTAAAATCACGGCAGAACGGGAGAAATTCCTCAGCTTTTTTATCAATTCCATGATTTTGGGAGTGAACATCTTGAACGGGGCTAAAACGGTGAATGAAAATCATGATTTGATCCGTACCATGATTCGAATGATTCTTTTGCCGTAG
- a CDS encoding ABC transporter ATP-binding protein, whose translation MKVYKKLLAYVPAMMPLVYIAILGSVLACLLINYGYYLIYGFLKKLVLEANTAAATTFAVKIAAFILVGNVIYFFAVLQAHRVGLRLETVLKKRGAEGLSKAGFRFFDTHPSGTVRKVIDDNTALTHKIVAHMIPDNTKAMITPVIIIALGFSISVRVGVCIFILTLLAVAILMSMMRGSDFMKVYQEALDKLSGETVEYIRGISVIKIFGVSVSSMRKLFKLVHEYSDYAYKYSQKCKKPYVIYQCMFFGLLAILTIPTVFCLSALGDPRLLALDLVMILFLAGLMFAAMMQVMYVNMYIFQGNYAVDTLEKLYAQMAEDEISFGQVTTFADHSIEFKNVTFAYADKNVLENLSFKLDQGKIYALVGASGSGKSTVAKLICAYYRIKDGEILIGGKRAEEYTQEALIKEISFVFQDNRLFSDTIYNNVAMARENATHDEIMRAMSLADLDSLLASLEQHEQTRVGSDGIRLSGGEAQRVAIARAILKDSPIVIMDEASASVDPDNEHELQKAFKHLMHGKTVVMIAHRLSAIKGVDEILLVDDGKIAERGSHDELMAHEGKYKRLYNMYTAANEWRVSDETISNA comes from the coding sequence ATGAAAGTCTATAAAAAATTATTGGCTTACGTGCCGGCGATGATGCCGTTGGTATATATAGCTATTTTGGGCTCGGTTTTAGCCTGCTTGCTGATTAACTACGGTTACTATTTAATTTACGGTTTCCTTAAAAAGCTGGTGCTCGAAGCGAATACGGCTGCGGCAACGACGTTTGCCGTCAAGATAGCGGCATTTATTCTGGTCGGGAACGTCATATACTTCTTTGCCGTTTTGCAGGCTCACCGTGTTGGATTGCGCTTGGAGACCGTTCTCAAGAAGCGGGGAGCAGAAGGTTTGAGTAAGGCTGGTTTCCGTTTTTTTGACACCCACCCGTCGGGGACGGTTCGTAAAGTCATTGATGACAACACCGCTTTGACACATAAAATTGTGGCACATATGATACCGGACAATACCAAAGCTATGATAACGCCTGTCATTATAATTGCTTTAGGCTTCAGTATCAGTGTGCGCGTGGGAGTGTGCATCTTCATTTTGACGCTGTTGGCGGTCGCAATTTTAATGTCGATGATGCGCGGCAGCGATTTCATGAAAGTTTATCAGGAAGCGTTGGATAAATTATCCGGGGAAACGGTAGAGTACATTCGCGGCATTTCTGTTATTAAAATTTTCGGAGTTTCGGTCAGTTCAATGAGAAAACTTTTTAAGCTGGTGCACGAATACTCGGACTACGCCTACAAATATTCGCAGAAATGCAAAAAGCCGTATGTGATATATCAGTGCATGTTTTTCGGGCTGTTGGCCATATTGACCATTCCGACGGTTTTTTGTCTATCGGCCCTGGGTGATCCCCGCCTTCTTGCGCTGGATTTGGTGATGATCTTATTCTTGGCCGGCCTGATGTTCGCCGCCATGATGCAGGTTATGTACGTAAATATGTATATATTTCAGGGGAATTATGCCGTCGACACCTTGGAAAAATTGTACGCGCAAATGGCCGAAGATGAAATTTCATTCGGGCAAGTCACGACTTTTGCCGACCATTCCATTGAATTTAAAAATGTAACCTTTGCTTATGCTGACAAAAATGTTCTGGAAAATCTTTCGTTTAAACTGGATCAAGGCAAGATTTATGCCTTGGTTGGGGCTTCCGGTTCCGGTAAATCGACTGTCGCTAAACTTATTTGCGCCTACTACAGAATTAAAGATGGCGAAATTTTGATCGGCGGCAAAAGGGCGGAAGAATACACACAGGAAGCTTTAATCAAGGAAATTTCCTTCGTTTTCCAAGACAACAGGCTTTTCAGCGACACTATATATAATAATGTCGCCATGGCGCGAGAAAATGCTACACACGATGAAATCATGCGGGCCATGTCATTGGCAGACCTGGACAGCCTTTTGGCTAGTTTGGAACAGCATGAACAAACCCGCGTCGGCAGCGACGGGATTCGGCTTTCCGGCGGTGAGGCGCAACGGGTGGCGATTGCCAGAGCAATTTTGAAAGATTCACCGATTGTCATTATGGATGAAGCATCGGCCTCGGTAGATCCGGATAATGAACATGAGTTGCAAAAGGCCTTTAAGCATCTGATGCACGGCAAAACGGTGGTGATGATCGCGCATCGTTTGTCGGCTATCAAAGGCGTGGATGAGATTTTACTCGTCGATGACGGCAAGATTGCCGAAAGAGGGTCGCATGACGAATTAATGGCGCACGAAGGGAAATATAAGCGGCTTTACAATATGTATACTGCAGCAAATGAATGGAGGGTCAGTGATGAAACAATTTCTAATGCGTAA
- a CDS encoding ABC transporter ATP-binding protein, producing the protein MKQFLMRNFALTDEGAKGVFKAGRASFAVFVINLCPAFILMFWLDQLLFNHARSTGFYLCAAVLTLVVMFFILNREYDLQYNETYKEAANLRIGIAKKLSELEMSYFYTHDLSDLSQSIMADVAAIEHACSHAVPAAIGFAFFMPLMTIMMLLGSWKMTLAAVGPTLLSFLLILLAKNTSKRLYDKFYVRLRRNSAAFQERIELAKEIKAFNMSEKIKAELYSRLDDSEKIQWQTELGNGLIMLFSGIFSYFSLALTILVGVFLLQRGEISLLYLLGYLLAAIKIKDVVDANMEFFMEINYVDSAVKRINEIRQAKVMPGRDTQFSRFDIDVKNLDFSYDGRKKVLDGVSFSAPQGKVTALVGESGCGKTTLLRLISRLYDFDKGEVLIGGENIKQVSTESLYRNISIVFQDVKLFNTTIMENIRIGRQTATDEEVKEAARLANCDFINELKDGFATTIGENGEQLSGGERQRISIARAFLKDAPILILDEIASSLDVDNERKIQCSLNKLIADKTVIIISHRMKSIENADEIVVLHNGRVEQIGRHHDLLKTSASYARLIEKTKAAEDFVY; encoded by the coding sequence ATGAAACAATTTCTAATGCGTAATTTTGCCCTTACGGATGAAGGCGCAAAAGGGGTTTTTAAAGCCGGGAGGGCAAGTTTCGCTGTTTTTGTCATCAACCTTTGCCCGGCATTTATACTAATGTTTTGGCTGGATCAACTGCTTTTTAATCATGCCAGGTCAACCGGCTTCTATCTTTGTGCTGCAGTTCTGACCTTGGTCGTCATGTTCTTTATTTTGAACCGAGAGTACGACTTGCAATATAACGAAACATATAAAGAGGCGGCCAATTTACGGATAGGTATAGCGAAGAAATTATCCGAATTGGAGATGTCCTACTTCTACACCCATGATTTGTCTGATCTTTCACAGAGTATCATGGCTGATGTGGCGGCAATCGAGCATGCTTGCAGCCATGCGGTGCCAGCTGCCATCGGCTTTGCCTTTTTTATGCCGTTGATGACAATTATGATGTTGCTGGGAAGCTGGAAGATGACCTTGGCGGCCGTAGGTCCGACTTTGCTGTCCTTTTTGCTTATCCTATTGGCCAAAAACACCTCAAAACGCTTATATGACAAGTTCTATGTTCGTCTACGCCGCAATTCGGCGGCATTTCAGGAGCGTATCGAGCTGGCAAAAGAAATAAAGGCTTTCAACATGTCGGAAAAAATCAAGGCTGAGCTTTACTCTCGTTTGGATGATTCAGAGAAAATTCAATGGCAAACAGAATTGGGCAATGGGCTGATAATGTTGTTTTCAGGCATATTTTCTTACTTTTCATTGGCTCTGACCATTCTTGTCGGCGTGTTCCTTTTACAGCGCGGTGAAATTTCGTTGCTGTACCTGCTTGGCTACCTTTTGGCCGCAATAAAAATAAAGGATGTTGTCGATGCGAATATGGAATTTTTCATGGAAATAAATTATGTCGATTCAGCAGTCAAACGGATAAATGAAATTCGGCAAGCGAAGGTGATGCCCGGCCGGGATACACAATTTTCGCGGTTCGACATTGATGTGAAAAATTTGGATTTTTCCTATGATGGACGGAAGAAAGTCTTGGACGGGGTAAGTTTCTCGGCACCGCAAGGCAAGGTGACGGCTCTGGTTGGTGAGTCCGGCTGTGGAAAAACGACGCTGCTGCGCCTTATTTCACGTCTGTATGATTTTGATAAGGGTGAGGTTTTGATCGGTGGGGAAAACATAAAGCAAGTATCGACTGAAAGCCTTTATCGCAATATATCAATCGTTTTTCAGGACGTAAAACTGTTCAATACCACGATTATGGAAAACATCCGCATCGGCCGCCAAACCGCCACGGATGAAGAAGTTAAGGAAGCAGCTCGCCTCGCCAACTGCGACTTCATCAACGAGTTGAAGGACGGATTTGCCACGACCATCGGCGAAAACGGTGAACAACTTTCCGGCGGAGAAAGGCAAAGAATATCCATTGCCAGGGCCTTTTTAAAGGATGCGCCCATTCTGATCCTCGACGAAATCGCTTCAAGTTTGGATGTGGACAACGAGAGAAAGATTCAGTGCTCATTGAATAAATTGATTGCCGACAAGACGGTAATCATTATTTCCCACCGCATGAAGTCCATTGAAAATGCTGATGAGATTGTGGTTTTGCATAACGGACGGGTAGAGCAGATCGGTCGCCATCATGACCTTTTAAAAACATCAGCAAGCTATGCCCGCCTTATCGAAAAAACGAAGGCCGCGGAAGATTTTGTTTACTAA
- a CDS encoding MptD family putative ECF transporter S component, translating to MNNPKISNKLELKDLVLIGVYAVIYIVIMFAVGMMGLVPILFLIYPTVAAIICGPLVLLFMAKVPKPLALVIFGLVMPVIMLLGGHTYVVIVVAAIIVVIAELIRKLGNYRSLKYNMLSYAVFAMWIGGSLSQMVLAREKYLQMCKMMGDNYGQALAKLITYPNLALVFLGAFVGGLIGALLGKKILKKHFVRAGIV from the coding sequence ATGAACAATCCAAAAATCAGCAATAAGCTGGAATTAAAAGATCTCGTCCTGATCGGTGTATATGCGGTCATATACATTGTCATTATGTTTGCTGTCGGTATGATGGGTCTAGTACCGATCCTCTTTCTTATCTACCCGACGGTAGCCGCCATTATCTGCGGTCCCTTGGTGCTCCTTTTCATGGCCAAAGTGCCGAAACCCCTGGCCTTGGTTATTTTCGGCCTTGTTATGCCTGTGATTATGCTGCTTGGAGGACATACGTATGTCGTTATTGTCGTAGCGGCCATAATAGTCGTGATCGCGGAACTGATTCGCAAATTGGGTAATTACCGCAGCCTAAAATACAACATGCTATCTTATGCTGTTTTTGCCATGTGGATCGGCGGCAGCCTGAGCCAAATGGTCTTGGCGCGTGAAAAATATCTTCAAATGTGCAAAATGATGGGTGATAATTATGGGCAGGCTTTGGCAAAACTGATAACCTATCCGAACTTGGCTCTCGTCTTTCTGGGTGCCTTTGTCGGTGGCCTGATCGGAGCTCTATTGGGCAAAAAAATTCTTAAAAAGCACTTTGTTCGGGCAGGAATTGTCTGA
- a CDS encoding energy-coupling factor transporter transmembrane component T, with translation MFVYRESALNPNPISKFLVLFLMSFTFLHVVHTEILLAALLSLLFFINRCRIYAIKVFIIYTALTFVPSFPGLEKLPAMLKMILGLALIVRMFFLPYLAGNFLIKTSDVSSIISSLSLLKIPQQVSIPLAVMFRFFPSFWEEKANIKMAMKIRGVSRKNFLKYAEYAFVPLLILSTNIADDISKAAECKAIAAPGKKIRYFAVKFRPIDFIYPALALLLLAGGLLL, from the coding sequence ATGTTCGTTTATCGAGAATCAGCCCTTAACCCCAACCCTATCAGCAAATTTCTCGTGTTGTTCCTCATGAGCTTCACTTTTCTTCATGTGGTGCATACCGAGATTTTGCTGGCGGCTTTATTGAGTTTGCTTTTCTTTATCAATAGGTGTCGCATTTACGCCATAAAGGTTTTTATCATTTATACGGCACTGACATTTGTGCCGAGTTTTCCCGGCTTGGAAAAGTTGCCCGCCATGCTAAAAATGATCTTGGGACTGGCTTTGATCGTCCGCATGTTCTTTTTGCCTTATTTGGCTGGAAATTTTCTGATTAAAACATCGGATGTGAGCTCGATTATCAGCTCTTTGAGTTTGCTAAAAATTCCTCAGCAGGTGTCAATTCCACTGGCAGTCATGTTCCGCTTTTTCCCATCATTCTGGGAAGAAAAAGCTAACATAAAAATGGCGATGAAAATAAGGGGTGTTTCTCGGAAAAATTTTCTGAAATATGCAGAATATGCTTTCGTTCCGTTGTTAATTTTGTCGACGAATATCGCTGATGATATTTCAAAAGCAGCAGAGTGTAAAGCCATCGCGGCTCCGGGCAAAAAAATTAGGTATTTTGCCGTTAAGTTCCGGCCGATCGATTTTATCTACCCCGCTTTG